From Daucus carota subsp. sativus chromosome 6, DH1 v3.0, whole genome shotgun sequence:
GAAAAGATTAAGACTTTGATAAATGTTAAGAAGATCAAGAAGAGGAGATTTAAGGGTTTGAAAATGGGGTGTTTTGGGATGAGAAGAAGGGATGATTATGGTCATTCTACTTTGGAAGAAGCTGATGTGGATGGGAATCTTGATATGGAGTCTGCTTCTAATTttgggtcgggtcgggttgacCCGACCCATCTTGTTGTTACTGTTAATGGTATCATTGGCAGGTCAGTCTGTTTTAGCCTCTACTTGCCCTTTTCAGAATTTTgcataatttgttttttaatttggtATGGGTCGGATTGACCCGAGCGGACACATTTTCTTGTTACTCTGTTAATGGGATAATAATTGGCAGGTCAAGTCAGCCTCTAGCCCTGTACTTACCCTTTTTAGACTCTTGCatagttcaattttttttcactcAGGAAAAAAAAGTTTGATCTTTGTGGTATTAGGATATGTTGTTTATGATGTAGTGATATTGGTATGTTTTTGTATTGATTATCTGAAATATGGGGttttataatgtgatttacGAAGTTGGAATGTAGTAATATTTGTGTATTAATTACATTTTGGTTCAGTGAGGGCATTAAGGCTGTTTATCTAATTTGGTACAAATGTGATGTACCTGGATATGGCAAGTTGGCTTGATTCTGCATTGCAGAGGTATTTTGTTCTTCATGGAAAATTGGGAATAGTTATGATAGTCTTTGCTTTAGATGTCCAGATTCTTGTAAAATATCAAGTAGCCTCTTTCATCACATTTGTGTGTTCTCGTTATGTATTTGTTTTTGCCCATAAGAAAATTATGCAGTTTActtgtgtctatatatatatgtcaagtgcaattctttatggtatCCATACTATATTACTGTTATTATGTCAAATATAAGTTGTAATATTCAAGTTTTATCTAATATGCATTTTTGCAACTTGTGTGAGTTGTAGTTTCCgggaaatatattttaatcaattatttaGATCATTAAAGTGTTGGGTTTTTTATTTTCCCAAATTGAACTTTGCAAATGGTTTGCATCAAAATATTTTCACTGCACAAGCCTTTCTATTTATGCCATGTATGTGTATTAATAGTGTTCTTCATGTCTGTAGTGCACAAGATTGGAGATATGCAGCAAAGCAGTTTTTAAAAAGATACCCCCACGAAGTTGTTGTGCACTGTAAGTTTCATATAAATACACCATTCATTCTCATGTGTTTTCCCTGGTTTGCTGTATTGAGGTCTTGTAGGTTATGCATGACCTTTTTCATATTAGTTGATGAACAATAGAGTTGATGATGCTGTTGTACTTGCGGGGTTCCGGATTTAGGTGGTTGGGTACTTGCAAATGTTATTCAGTTCCGAAAGAAACAATTTTCCCTGTAAAACTTGTGATACGTGTGTAactaatcatcaaaatattatttctaaTGCTTCTAATCTATGTTAATCATCTTCCTCTTcctgtatataaataaattgacCAGACACAGTTACGACTATGCTTTATCATCCAGCATAAATCTCTAGATCCAATCAACAACCTCTCCAACTATATCAACTTACAAGAACATAGAAGATTAACCAGACTGAGTGATCAATATGGAAGTGAGTGCAAGAAGTATATCATGCTTCTTGAAAAAAAAAGCTTGGAAAAGAAAAAACTTTACTTGAGtaaaataattgaatatataaGTTTGTAGTATATGGATAATGAAGCGGTGGTAACTATACGGTATGGTAGAAACACCTCACATATCTTTTGAACATTTGCATGGTAATGCCAATAACTTTGCACTTCTTGATTGTAACGGGATGGGGAAACCATACAGATATGGATGAAATTGAAAAAAGATAGATGATATAGCTTTGTATATTAAGGAAATTTGTCCTGGGAATTGGGGAACCTACTTTGAGCACGACGAGTCAATGATTCATGCATGGACAAATAATTTAACTAGAGGTGTTGCTCATATATACCGCATAACCCTGACTTAGCTGTAAGATCCTTTTTTGGCTATGTGGAAACTTTAAGCAAGGATCTTTTTGTCACAAAAGTTACTAACATATACTGGTTTGCATATTTGCTCTATGCAGGCAGTGAATCTAATCATTCAATGTTAACATTGGACGGTATTGATGTGATGGGAAGCAGATTAGCAGATGAGGTTTGTAGTGGCATCTATATTGATTCCTATTCTGAACTCTTTCCTTCGTGATGGCTGATTTTTCTCATATGTAGTTTCTGTCATCTCCTTAGAGTTGATTGATATATCTATGCAAGAATTTCGAATTCTTCATCCGCAACACAAGGTTATAAGCTTGATAACGTTACCTTTCAGGTGTTAAGTGTAATAGAACGTCATCCTGGTCTTCAGAAAATTTCTTTTATAGGTCACTCACTTGGTGGCCTAATATCAAGATATGCTATTGCTAAGCTTTATACAGAGGAAAGATTTGAGAGAACTGGAAATTCTTCATACAAGGAACATGAATTTAAAGGAAAAATTGCTGGACTAGAGCCTATGAACTTCATAACCTCTGCATCACCACACCTCGGTTGCAGAGGGCATAGACAGGTGATCAGTTTGGGCTCTTCTTGCTCATCTCTTATCCTTTCCTGATACCATCTTGAATGAACTTGAGGAAGCCATATGTATGTTGATACTTCCTGATTTTTTTTAGGTAAAGTTTA
This genomic window contains:
- the LOC108228159 gene encoding putative lipase ROG1; this translates as MELNKSSEQMGNEKIKTLINVKKIKKRRFKGLKMGCFGMRRRDDYGHSTLEEADVDGNLDMESASNFGSGRVDPTHLVVTVNGIIGSAQDWRYAAKQFLKRYPHEVVVHCSESNHSMLTLDGIDVMGSRLADEVLSVIERHPGLQKISFIGHSLGGLISRYAIAKLYTEERFERTGNSSYKEHEFKGKIAGLEPMNFITSASPHLGCRGHRQIPLFGGILSMEKAAARISWLLGRSGKHLFLTDARDGKPPLLLQMADDCEDLKFISALQSFKRRVAYANAHFDKIVGWSTSSLRHRSKLPKHLKFPRNDRYPHIINEETARADNSSKAQAKDYKTDDMEEVMIKGLNKVSWERVDVSFKGSRQRLLAHNTIQVNSPFMNSDGADVIQHMLDNFSL